Within Paroedura picta isolate Pp20150507F chromosome 13, Ppicta_v3.0, whole genome shotgun sequence, the genomic segment CAGCAGTTCTCCCGTTCCCCTTGCTTACAGTTACTCCGCTATGGGGTAAAGTGAGGATGGGTGCTGGCCTCCTGAGCCGTCTCATggacttccttccttctgacTAGCAGCCACAAGGAGAAGGACCTGGGATGCAGGAGAAAGCGGAGAAGACCCTTCCTGGGGCCCCTGGAAAGGCAGAGCAGGAAAAGGACGAGCCTGGCTGGGGCTCACGCAGCTACAATGTGGGGGCTGCCTCCTGCTTCCTCTCCACGCTGGCCACCTTCCCCGTCTACAAGACCATCTTCCGCCAGCAGCTCCACACCTTTTCCATCCGGGAAGCCGTTCGCCAACTGAGCCAAGAGGGCCTTCGCAACTTCTACCGgggactctcccctcccctcctttccaagACCCTGCAGGGGACCCTGATGTTTGGCACGTATGAGAACTGCCTTCGCACCCTTGCCAGCCAGTCCTCTGGGCCTTACTCACTGGGAGACCGGTACACAGCAGGACTCCTGTCCGGCCTTTCGGAAGCCTTGGTGCTGGCCCCCTTTGAGAGGATCCAGAATATTCTCCAGGACGGGCGGAAGAACAAGAGATTCCCGACAACCCGCAGCATCTTGCGGGAGTTCCACTCATATGCTCTGAGGGATAGACTGGTGCTGGGCTACTACCACGGCCTAGGGCTTATCCTGGTTCGTAATGGCCTGGGGAGCTCCCTCTATTTCTCCTTGAAGGATCCCCTCCGGGACAGCCTCTCTGAAAGAGGCCTGCCCCACTGGCTTCCTGCCTTGGTGTCCGGCAGTGTGAACGGCACGTTGATTGGTCTTTTCCTGTATCCTCTCGGTGTCCTTATTGCCAATGTGCAGTCTCAGGTGGGGAAACAGGAGGTGCTTCACTTCCGGGCTTCAGTGACGGCTGTCTGGGCAAACCATGGGAGGAGAGTGGTGTTGCTCTACAGAGGTGGCTCCCTCCTTGTTCTCAGGTCGTGCATAACATGGGGTCTCACCACAGCCATCTATGACTTCCTCCAGCAGAACACAATCTAGGCTGGAGACCCACATGGTCCATGATGACAGGAGCTGGAGAGGGGAGGTGCCATGGCTCTCCAggaagggcaaggggaaaccaggGATGCTTTTGCTTGCCACTGACCCATTAGCATTCCTCCACTACTACACTGGCTCCCTTCAGAGCTGGCATGCACAAAACGTAGTCCTTTTGGACCCAAGCAACATGCGGGTGACACAGCCTCTCTTTAGCAATACATCTGAACTGTATCTGCGTCAACAGAGCAAGAAGGGGAGGTGGAGGCAATTCCTTGCAAGggagaaataaagaaaataagtgcATGCACACAGGAGAACACAGAACAGACAAAACCGTACCGAAAGCGAAGGCGGCTTGACTCGGCATGCCCTAATTAAATGGCTTACAGTTCATAAATCCTGAGCCACATCAACTTGATGCTGACTTATTCCGTGAGGGACTCCTCCAGCCTTGCTTCCCTCTGGGAAAAGGAACTGTAAAATTTCCCTTCAAGGGTTTTTCAGATTTTCTATAATCACACCCCTTGCAGGGATAGAtgcccttttcctgctgctcatATGCTAAGCTGCTCAGATGTTCCCTCTTGGAAGAGTAATCATATttctttgtgccccccccccaaaaaaaaaacacagtgtgGTTTGCTAGCCTGTTGCTGTTCTTGGCCAGCCTGAATTAAAAGGAAATCACGGGGACTTACTGCAGGGGAGTGAAGCCCATTCAGGGATCAAGCTGGAGGTGGAAGGTGGAACTTTGGTCAACAGTGCAAGATCCATACAGAAACCCAGATGGAGGAAGGCACAGGCAGCTCATACACCCAAGACTGCCATTaccaatacttaaaaaaaaatgaggcaAGTCCCTCCCAACCAAGTTATTAGGGGGATTAGCATAAGTGCTTCCATATCAGCTCAGAAGCCACACTTGTGGGACAGGGAACCTGTCTTGGAGAGTTCAGGCAGAGAGCTGGGATGAGGAGAGTCTGAGGAGCTGCAAGGCCGCATTAACAACTCCCAGGGCTTTCCAGCTTCCTCAAAGTGACCTGTCTCCTGTTAGGGAAGCTGGAGCAACCACGGCAGGCCTGTGGGATGCCCTCCTGAGACCCATAATCGAGGGAAGGCAAACAAATGGGGAGTAGCACAAAAATTGGGGTGATCCTTGGCATGGAACATATCTGCTGTGACTTATTGAACTCAAGAAGCAAATGACCCAATGAGGAACTGCTGCATGTACATCT encodes:
- the SLC25A53 gene encoding solute carrier family 25 member 53, whose amino-acid sequence is MQEKAEKTLPGAPGKAEQEKDEPGWGSRSYNVGAASCFLSTLATFPVYKTIFRQQLHTFSIREAVRQLSQEGLRNFYRGLSPPLLSKTLQGTLMFGTYENCLRTLASQSSGPYSLGDRYTAGLLSGLSEALVLAPFERIQNILQDGRKNKRFPTTRSILREFHSYALRDRLVLGYYHGLGLILVRNGLGSSLYFSLKDPLRDSLSERGLPHWLPALVSGSVNGTLIGLFLYPLGVLIANVQSQVGKQEVLHFRASVTAVWANHGRRVVLLYRGGSLLVLRSCITWGLTTAIYDFLQQNTI